Proteins encoded by one window of Salmonirosea aquatica:
- a CDS encoding DUF3560 domain-containing protein has translation MNTYSKFAPNVFLAKCDQLYQTGDVIEVQTRHGKENECEVHNLIYEQGGFYFYSITRTDGFNAQERAKAKADRLNGYAATAERKSNEYYEASHEGKDFLSLGEPIKVGHYSEKRHRALIDRNWNRMGKCVEFSDKAKDYEARAAYWESKTQEVNLSMPESIGYYEYKLEKATEYHAGLKSGKYELRHSYSLTYAKKEVNLAQKNLDLARRLWEQPDSSEK, from the coding sequence ATGAATACCTATAGTAAATTTGCTCCGAATGTGTTCCTTGCCAAATGTGATCAGCTATACCAAACCGGCGATGTGATCGAGGTCCAGACCCGGCACGGCAAGGAGAATGAATGTGAGGTCCACAATCTGATCTACGAGCAGGGCGGCTTCTACTTTTACTCCATAACCCGAACCGACGGCTTCAACGCCCAGGAGCGGGCCAAGGCGAAGGCCGACCGGCTGAACGGATACGCGGCCACGGCTGAGCGGAAAAGTAACGAGTACTATGAGGCCTCGCACGAAGGGAAGGATTTTCTTAGCCTTGGGGAGCCCATCAAGGTCGGCCACTACAGCGAAAAGAGGCACCGCGCCTTGATCGACCGCAATTGGAACCGCATGGGAAAATGCGTGGAGTTCTCCGATAAGGCCAAGGACTACGAAGCCCGCGCTGCCTATTGGGAAAGCAAGACCCAGGAGGTCAACCTGTCCATGCCCGAAAGCATCGGGTATTACGAGTATAAGTTAGAGAAGGCGACGGAGTACCATGCCGGGCTAAAATCAGGCAAATACGAATTGCGACACTCCTACTCTCTCACCTACGCCAAAAAGGAGGTGAACCTTGCGCAGAAGAACCTTGATTTGGCGCGCCGGCTTTGGGAGCAGCCCGATTCTTCTGAAAAATGA
- a CDS encoding M14 family metallopeptidase — translation MKKILFSLVCLLLATTSFSQNPIPESYLGYPLGSRFSFHYRIAGYVELLAQRNPTQVKLIPYGSTYEGRPLMVAVVASPENLARLETIRTDNLKSIGIMAGTPTGKVPAIAWLSYNVHGNEAVSSESVMKVLYELLNKDNKTTQDILKNTVVILDPCINPDGRDRYAQWYNRVMAAQPNPTPWAWEHNEPWPGGRYNHYLFDLNRDWAWQLQKESQERIKLYNQWMPHLHADFHEMGSSSSYYFPPAAKPFHKDITPWQREFNNILGTYSRKYFDKNGWLYFTRNNYDLFYPSYGDTWPTYNGAIGMTYEQGGGGRAGVAIAREDEGDTLTLSSRIDHHFATSMSTLEAISSRAEQTVKEFVSYYDRAQKEPIGTFKSYLVKTEGDVGRALALQELLDKQGIQYGLVGKNYSGKVTSLTTLADESAKFESKDLLISAYQPKSSLLKILFEPRPELEDSITYDITSWGLAYAYGLKAYGSKERLTPTATQVLKVTNEVPSQPPYAYLARWDSFNDLRFLTELLTSKIRLRTSNVPFEIDGTTYGAGTLVITRKGNENLGVDFDRMVTGIADRLGVTLVPAQTGFVTSGSDFGSGNVAPLTAPKVVVMSGNGVSPLAFGEVWHFFEQQIHYPVTVVEGENFSRLPWNEIDVLILPTGSYSKILTDNALTQLKEWIRNGGKLIAMEEANGALANKTDFDLKRKSKENAAKDKESPLKLYANRERESASDDTPGSVYQVKLDTTHPLAFGYTGDYFGLIRSTYNFEYLPEGWNVGYLEGDSYRAGFAGVNAKERLKNTLIYGVQEMGQGEIIYMADNPLFRGFWYNGKLLFGNAVFR, via the coding sequence ATGAAAAAAATCTTATTCTCATTAGTTTGTCTCCTGCTGGCAACCACCTCCTTCTCCCAAAACCCAATACCCGAATCGTACCTCGGTTATCCGCTGGGAAGCCGATTTTCATTCCATTACCGCATCGCCGGGTACGTGGAATTACTGGCGCAACGAAATCCCACCCAGGTCAAACTCATCCCCTATGGATCTACTTACGAAGGACGCCCGCTGATGGTAGCCGTGGTAGCCTCTCCCGAGAACCTTGCCCGTCTGGAAACCATCCGGACCGACAACCTGAAAAGCATCGGAATCATGGCGGGTACCCCTACGGGCAAAGTACCCGCCATCGCCTGGTTGAGCTATAATGTCCATGGTAATGAGGCGGTTTCGTCCGAATCGGTCATGAAAGTGCTGTATGAATTGCTGAACAAAGACAATAAGACCACCCAGGATATTCTGAAAAACACCGTAGTAATTCTCGATCCCTGCATCAACCCTGACGGACGTGATCGGTACGCCCAATGGTACAACCGGGTAATGGCCGCCCAGCCCAATCCGACCCCCTGGGCCTGGGAACACAACGAACCCTGGCCGGGTGGACGCTACAACCACTACCTTTTCGATCTGAACCGGGATTGGGCCTGGCAACTTCAGAAAGAATCGCAGGAGCGCATCAAACTCTACAATCAGTGGATGCCGCATCTGCACGCCGATTTCCACGAGATGGGTTCATCAAGTTCGTATTATTTTCCTCCGGCGGCCAAACCCTTCCACAAGGATATTACCCCCTGGCAGCGCGAGTTCAATAACATTCTGGGTACCTACAGCCGGAAATATTTTGATAAAAATGGCTGGTTGTACTTCACCCGTAACAACTACGATCTGTTTTACCCTAGCTATGGCGATACCTGGCCCACTTACAACGGAGCCATTGGCATGACTTACGAGCAGGGTGGCGGTGGTCGGGCGGGGGTAGCTATCGCCCGCGAGGACGAAGGCGATACCCTGACCCTTTCTTCGCGCATCGACCATCACTTTGCTACGAGCATGTCGACCCTAGAAGCCATTTCATCCCGGGCCGAGCAGACGGTAAAGGAATTTGTCAGTTATTACGATCGGGCGCAAAAAGAGCCCATTGGTACTTTCAAATCGTATCTGGTTAAGACAGAAGGCGATGTCGGGCGGGCACTGGCCCTGCAGGAATTACTCGACAAACAGGGAATTCAATACGGATTGGTGGGTAAAAATTATTCGGGAAAGGTTACCAGCCTCACGACGCTCGCCGATGAATCGGCCAAATTTGAGAGTAAGGACCTGTTGATCAGTGCCTACCAGCCCAAGTCGTCTTTACTGAAAATCCTCTTTGAGCCACGTCCCGAACTGGAAGACTCCATCACCTACGATATTACGAGTTGGGGGTTAGCGTATGCTTACGGTTTGAAAGCCTACGGGTCAAAAGAACGGCTCACTCCCACCGCAACCCAGGTTTTGAAAGTGACGAACGAGGTTCCATCTCAACCACCTTATGCTTACCTGGCCCGATGGGATTCCTTCAACGATCTGCGTTTTCTTACCGAACTGCTCACCAGTAAAATTCGCTTGCGCACCTCCAATGTACCCTTTGAAATCGATGGTACCACCTATGGAGCAGGTACCCTGGTGATTACCCGAAAGGGCAACGAAAATCTTGGCGTTGATTTTGACCGGATGGTCACGGGTATAGCCGACCGCCTGGGCGTAACCCTCGTACCTGCCCAAACGGGTTTCGTTACGTCAGGTTCTGACTTTGGCTCGGGCAATGTGGCACCTCTGACCGCTCCTAAGGTAGTAGTCATGTCGGGCAACGGGGTGTCGCCTCTGGCTTTTGGCGAGGTGTGGCATTTCTTCGAGCAGCAAATCCACTACCCGGTGACCGTAGTGGAGGGCGAAAACTTTTCGCGCCTACCCTGGAACGAGATCGACGTGCTGATTCTTCCTACCGGTAGCTACAGTAAAATATTGACTGATAATGCCCTTACCCAATTGAAAGAATGGATTCGGAACGGCGGTAAACTGATTGCGATGGAGGAAGCCAATGGAGCTTTGGCCAACAAAACCGATTTCGATTTGAAACGGAAGAGTAAAGAAAACGCGGCCAAAGATAAAGAATCGCCTCTTAAACTATATGCCAACCGGGAACGGGAATCGGCCAGTGATGATACCCCGGGCAGCGTATATCAGGTTAAGCTCGATACCACCCATCCTCTGGCTTTTGGTTATACCGGCGATTATTTTGGCCTGATACGCAGTACCTATAATTTTGAGTACTTACCCGAGGGATGGAATGTGGGGTACCTGGAGGGGGATAGCTACCGCGCGGGTTTTGCGGGGGTCAACGCCAAAGAGCGTTTGAAAAACACCCTCATCTACGGTGTTCAGGAAATGGGTCAGGGTGAAATTATTTATATGGCGGACAATCCCCTATTCCGGGGGTTTTGGTATAATGGAAAGTTGCTCTTCGGAAATGCCGTTTTTCGTTAA
- the dapA gene encoding 4-hydroxy-tetrahydrodipicolinate synthase — MALDERFKGVGVALITPFDEHENIDYPGLKNLIEFVSEGGVDYLVVQGTTGETSTTSPDEKKALLEFTKQHNTRQLPIIYGLGGNNTRAVLEAIAATDFTGVDALLSVCPYYNKPSQAGIIAHFTAIAEVSPVPLILYNVPGRTVVNMTCATILELAKHPNIIGLKDACSTIEQYMEIAWKAPKDFLLLSGDDNLVVPMVSLGWHGVISVIANAFPREFSDLTRHALEGRFPEAAAIQFSFIEFDSLLYAESNPVGIKQCLAIKGVCGSNVRLPLIKASESLDGKLRAAMQREGFI, encoded by the coding sequence ATGGCGTTGGACGAGCGATTCAAAGGCGTGGGCGTGGCCCTGATAACCCCTTTTGACGAACACGAGAATATTGACTACCCAGGGCTTAAAAACCTCATTGAATTCGTTTCTGAGGGGGGCGTGGATTACCTGGTGGTGCAGGGTACCACCGGTGAAACCTCCACGACCTCGCCCGATGAGAAAAAGGCGCTGCTGGAATTCACGAAACAGCATAACACCCGCCAATTACCCATTATTTACGGGCTCGGGGGCAACAACACCCGCGCGGTTCTCGAAGCAATAGCTGCCACCGATTTTACGGGTGTCGACGCCCTCCTTTCAGTTTGTCCCTATTACAATAAACCCTCGCAGGCGGGCATTATCGCCCATTTTACTGCCATTGCCGAGGTTTCGCCTGTACCATTAATCCTGTATAATGTTCCCGGACGGACCGTGGTTAACATGACATGTGCCACAATTCTTGAACTAGCCAAACATCCCAACATAATTGGTCTGAAGGATGCCTGCTCGACCATAGAACAGTACATGGAAATAGCCTGGAAAGCACCCAAAGATTTTCTCCTTCTCTCGGGTGATGACAACCTGGTGGTACCTATGGTAAGCCTGGGCTGGCACGGGGTCATTTCCGTGATTGCCAACGCTTTCCCCAGGGAGTTCAGTGACCTTACCAGGCACGCCCTGGAAGGGCGTTTTCCGGAAGCCGCCGCAATTCAGTTTTCCTTCATAGAATTCGATAGCCTGCTGTATGCGGAGTCAAATCCCGTAGGTATCAAGCAGTGTTTAGCCATCAAGGGAGTGTGCGGATCGAATGTACGCCTCCCCCTGATAAAAGCCTCCGAGTCGCTCGATGGCAAGCTCCGTGCCGCCATGCAGCGGGAGGGTTTTATTTGA
- the ligA gene encoding NAD-dependent DNA ligase LigA: MTPAERIAYLTDRINYFNDRYYQDSVSEISDQAFDELLKELTSLENEHPALKLADSPTQRVGGTITKNFPTVYHRYPMQSLDNTYSEAELRSFDERVKKGLGEESHEYVCELKFDGISLSFTYEDGLLQRGVTRGDGTRGDDITANVKTIRSLPLRISGDAIPGFLEVRGEGFMPLSSFERLNAELEATGDSLYANPRNAASGAFKLQDSAETARRGLDCYVYSFLSDEDIFQSHEESLIGLQKWGFNVSPGWRKCHTIDEAIAFIHEWEEKRYKLPLATDGIVLKINDYAQQRELGSTSKSPRWAIAFKYKAENKPALLRFVSYQVGRTGAVTPVANLSALSERGVPYEKARGVHLSGTQVKRATLHNANELERLGLHLGDTVFVEKSGEIIPKITGVDHTQRTLFDTEQIHFPTHCPECGTTLIRPEGEVAFYCPNERGCPPQLRGKIEHFIQRRAMNIDSLGEGKIELLFDKGLVHTVADLYDLNYDSLLGLEKEILNEETGKTKKISFREKTVENILKGIESSKEVPFKNLLFGLGIRYVGATVGEKLAAYFRNMDALMTASLEELVNVPEIGGRIAQSVRDYFSDPENQRLIERLRMAGLNFATDEVPIEIESDTLQGKTFVISGVFQHFDRDELKARIEANGGRVLSGVSGKLNYLVAGENMGPSKLEKAKRLGVTILSEEEFVAMLTS; this comes from the coding sequence ATGACTCCTGCCGAACGCATTGCCTACCTGACCGATCGAATCAACTACTTCAATGACAGGTACTATCAGGACAGCGTCTCTGAAATATCCGACCAGGCGTTTGATGAACTGTTAAAAGAGCTGACATCGTTAGAAAACGAGCATCCAGCCTTGAAATTGGCTGATTCACCCACGCAGCGGGTAGGAGGTACCATCACCAAAAACTTTCCGACGGTCTACCATAGGTACCCCATGCAATCGCTGGATAATACGTATAGCGAGGCGGAGCTGCGAAGCTTTGATGAGCGTGTGAAAAAAGGGCTGGGCGAGGAGAGCCACGAGTACGTGTGCGAGTTGAAGTTCGACGGGATTTCTCTCAGTTTTACCTACGAGGATGGACTTTTACAGCGGGGCGTTACCCGGGGCGACGGTACCCGGGGGGATGATATCACTGCCAATGTGAAAACGATCCGTTCGTTGCCTTTACGGATTTCGGGCGATGCCATACCTGGGTTTTTAGAGGTACGTGGCGAGGGATTTATGCCTCTCAGCTCATTCGAACGGCTCAATGCCGAACTCGAGGCTACCGGCGACTCCCTGTATGCCAACCCCCGAAATGCGGCTTCCGGCGCTTTCAAGCTACAGGACTCCGCCGAGACAGCTCGCCGCGGTCTCGATTGCTATGTTTATTCCTTTCTGAGCGATGAGGACATTTTTCAGTCACACGAGGAAAGCCTGATCGGTCTACAGAAATGGGGGTTCAATGTTTCACCGGGTTGGAGAAAATGCCATACGATCGACGAAGCTATTGCTTTTATCCATGAATGGGAGGAAAAACGATACAAGCTACCCCTTGCCACGGATGGAATTGTATTGAAAATAAACGATTATGCCCAACAACGCGAATTGGGCAGCACTTCGAAAAGCCCACGCTGGGCTATTGCCTTCAAATACAAAGCGGAAAACAAACCGGCCCTGCTGCGTTTCGTATCCTACCAGGTAGGTCGAACGGGCGCGGTGACTCCCGTAGCCAACCTATCGGCGTTATCCGAGCGGGGGGTACCCTATGAGAAAGCCAGGGGGGTGCACCTTTCCGGCACTCAGGTCAAACGGGCTACCCTGCACAATGCCAACGAGTTGGAACGGCTTGGGCTGCATTTGGGCGATACGGTATTTGTCGAAAAAAGCGGCGAAATCATTCCCAAGATTACGGGAGTGGACCATACCCAGCGCACCCTGTTTGATACGGAACAAATCCATTTTCCTACCCATTGCCCCGAATGCGGGACTACCCTGATTCGGCCGGAGGGTGAAGTAGCTTTTTACTGTCCCAACGAGCGTGGTTGTCCGCCCCAATTGAGGGGGAAAATCGAGCATTTCATCCAGCGCCGGGCCATGAACATCGATAGCCTGGGTGAGGGCAAAATAGAATTACTTTTCGATAAAGGTTTGGTTCATACGGTGGCCGATCTCTACGACCTGAACTACGATTCATTGCTGGGATTGGAAAAAGAAATTCTCAACGAAGAAACCGGAAAAACCAAGAAAATCAGTTTCCGCGAAAAAACCGTGGAAAATATCCTGAAAGGAATCGAAAGTTCGAAAGAGGTACCCTTCAAAAACCTGCTGTTTGGCCTGGGTATCCGCTACGTGGGAGCCACAGTGGGGGAAAAGCTGGCGGCCTATTTTCGAAACATGGATGCCCTTATGACCGCCTCCCTGGAAGAACTCGTTAACGTACCCGAAATCGGGGGTCGGATTGCGCAGAGTGTGCGCGACTATTTCAGCGATCCCGAAAACCAACGCCTGATCGAGCGTCTTCGGATGGCCGGGCTGAACTTTGCTACCGACGAGGTACCCATTGAAATCGAATCAGATACGCTCCAGGGCAAAACCTTCGTGATTTCGGGCGTTTTTCAGCACTTTGATCGGGATGAGCTGAAAGCCAGGATTGAAGCGAATGGGGGACGCGTACTGAGCGGGGTTTCGGGTAAGCTCAACTACCTGGTAGCCGGTGAAAATATGGGACCATCCAAGCTGGAAAAAGCGAAGCGACTTGGCGTGACGATTCTGTCGGAGGAAGAATTCGTGGCAATGCTTACTTCTTAA
- the rpe gene encoding ribulose-phosphate 3-epimerase: MPLISPSILAADFANLQRDVEMLNRSEADYMHVDIMDGMFVPNISFGMPVCQAVNRHAQKPLDVHLMIVDPDRYLKDFRQAGAEIITVHYEACPHLHRTVQHIRELGAQPGVALNPHTPVELLTDILTDISLVLIMSVNPGFGGQTFIENTYRKVRKLAEMRRESGADFLIEIDGGVNSENAPPLLKAGADMLVAGSFVFKSPDPLQTISILKNTE; the protein is encoded by the coding sequence ATGCCCTTAATCTCGCCTTCCATTCTTGCCGCTGATTTCGCCAATCTTCAACGTGACGTTGAAATGCTCAACCGTAGCGAAGCCGACTACATGCACGTGGATATAATGGATGGCATGTTCGTACCCAACATTTCGTTTGGCATGCCGGTGTGCCAGGCCGTGAATCGCCACGCTCAGAAACCCCTCGACGTGCACCTGATGATTGTGGACCCCGATCGGTACCTGAAGGATTTCCGCCAGGCCGGCGCTGAAATCATTACGGTCCATTACGAAGCCTGTCCCCACCTCCATCGCACGGTGCAACACATCAGGGAATTGGGCGCCCAGCCGGGGGTAGCCCTCAACCCGCATACTCCCGTCGAATTGCTGACCGATATTTTAACGGATATTTCCCTGGTACTGATTATGTCGGTCAATCCGGGTTTTGGCGGTCAAACCTTTATTGAAAATACCTACCGGAAAGTAAGGAAGCTGGCCGAGATGCGCCGCGAAAGCGGAGCCGATTTTTTGATCGAAATCGATGGGGGCGTGAACAGTGAAAACGCCCCCCCTCTGCTAAAGGCAGGCGCGGATATGCTGGTAGCCGGTAGCTTTGTCTTCAAATCGCCTGATCCCCTCCAAACGATTTCCATTCTGAAAAACACCGAATAA
- a CDS encoding M14 metallopeptidase family protein yields the protein MKNLYVILLVLLSSVPLAAQNSYYFPGRKFNPNILSPDAFLGYSVGTHHTRYDQIVAYFEYLGTVSNRVKFQTTGRTYEYRPQLMVAFSSPENLKNLESIRQNHIKLVDPAATMPDIKAMPVVLQLGYNVHGNEASGGEASILTAYYLAASEDPEIQNTLTHAVIFIEPVINPDGRDRFVNWVNMHKGMPPVSDPNDREHNEVWPSGRVNHYWFDLNRDWYLAVHRESRNRLNFYHQWYPNVVTDHHEMGTNSTHFFEPSKKSAENPLVPDYVYRTLNDTFARYFETAMNEIGSLYYSKESFDNLYPGYGSSYPDIEGGIGFLFEQGSSRGHVQESQNGLLTFSFAVRNHLVNALATIRGAVAERENLLRFQREFFDSALAAAKKNPIKGYVVSAGDDETRSRAFLNTLLLHRIQCYPLDKEMKQEGQTFLAGRSYYVPMNQPQYRMIQSVFEKPVTFADSIFYDASAWNLPLAYGLNHTEIRSGNVSTGNPVTFESLAIAPVPFEKSRYAYLLPPTDFNTHKALYQLLSAGNLVKVGQKPFRTGTDQGEKSFGSGTLLIPVQAQKTTSDSLYKKLIEIAAYTGVHFYSVKTGYSLEGVDLGSNTFETVKLPKVLMPIGQGTSQYEAGEVWFMMDQYLGMPITKVELGDLGRVNLGEYDVIVMVSGQYPSEAGFVGKLKTWVEGGGTLVTFKLASEWAIKNKLVAEKIRSLKDSSKTQERLDYSKAVDQEGAKYTGGPSFWLISIPRIPWDMVLRTARSPYTVIVTLCWKSRRTPTLL from the coding sequence ATGAAAAACCTCTACGTAATCCTGCTGGTTCTCCTGAGTTCCGTGCCTCTTGCCGCGCAAAACAGCTACTACTTCCCGGGTAGGAAATTCAATCCCAACATTCTTTCCCCGGATGCTTTCCTGGGGTACTCCGTAGGTACCCACCATACGCGCTACGATCAGATCGTGGCGTATTTCGAGTACCTGGGTACCGTTTCGAATCGTGTGAAATTCCAGACAACGGGTCGTACGTACGAGTACCGCCCGCAGTTGATGGTGGCCTTCAGTAGCCCGGAGAATCTGAAAAATCTGGAAAGCATCCGTCAGAACCATATTAAGCTGGTGGACCCTGCCGCTACCATGCCGGATATTAAGGCCATGCCCGTAGTGCTTCAACTGGGATACAATGTGCATGGCAACGAAGCTTCGGGCGGCGAGGCTTCTATCCTAACGGCCTACTACCTGGCGGCGAGTGAAGATCCGGAAATCCAGAATACCCTGACCCACGCGGTTATTTTCATAGAACCCGTCATCAATCCCGACGGTCGTGACCGCTTTGTGAATTGGGTGAATATGCACAAAGGCATGCCGCCCGTTTCGGACCCTAACGATCGTGAACATAATGAAGTGTGGCCCAGTGGGCGGGTGAATCACTACTGGTTCGACCTGAACCGCGATTGGTACTTGGCGGTGCATCGCGAAAGTCGAAACCGGCTGAATTTCTACCATCAGTGGTACCCCAACGTCGTGACCGACCACCACGAAATGGGTACCAACTCCACTCATTTTTTTGAACCTTCCAAGAAAAGCGCCGAGAATCCCCTCGTGCCCGACTACGTGTACCGCACCCTCAACGACACCTTTGCCCGATACTTCGAGACGGCCATGAACGAGATCGGTTCGCTGTATTATTCCAAGGAGTCATTCGACAACCTGTATCCCGGCTATGGCTCAAGCTACCCCGATATCGAAGGTGGCATTGGTTTCCTGTTCGAGCAGGGCAGCTCCCGGGGACACGTGCAGGAAAGTCAGAACGGATTGCTGACGTTCTCGTTTGCAGTCCGTAATCATCTGGTCAACGCCCTGGCTACGATCCGGGGAGCCGTTGCAGAGCGCGAAAACCTGCTTCGTTTCCAACGGGAGTTTTTCGATTCGGCCCTGGCGGCGGCGAAAAAGAACCCGATCAAGGGCTACGTGGTGAGTGCGGGCGATGACGAAACCCGGAGCCGGGCTTTCTTGAATACGCTACTGCTGCACCGGATCCAATGCTATCCCCTGGACAAAGAAATGAAGCAGGAAGGTCAGACCTTCCTCGCGGGCCGTAGCTACTACGTACCCATGAACCAGCCCCAGTACCGCATGATACAGTCCGTTTTTGAAAAACCAGTTACCTTTGCCGACAGTATTTTTTACGATGCCTCGGCCTGGAACCTACCCCTGGCCTACGGACTGAACCACACCGAAATCAGATCCGGCAACGTGTCTACCGGCAATCCGGTCACCTTCGAATCTTTGGCGATTGCGCCGGTACCTTTTGAAAAAAGCAGGTACGCCTACCTGTTACCCCCTACGGATTTCAACACCCACAAGGCTTTGTACCAACTGCTTTCTGCGGGCAATTTGGTTAAGGTAGGTCAAAAACCCTTCCGCACCGGGACCGATCAGGGTGAGAAATCCTTCGGCAGTGGTACCCTGCTCATTCCTGTACAAGCGCAGAAAACAACTTCTGACTCTTTGTATAAAAAACTGATAGAAATCGCTGCTTACACGGGAGTACATTTTTACTCAGTAAAAACAGGGTACAGCCTGGAAGGGGTTGATTTGGGAAGCAACACCTTTGAAACCGTCAAGCTTCCCAAAGTGCTGATGCCGATCGGCCAGGGTACCAGTCAGTACGAGGCGGGGGAAGTTTGGTTCATGATGGATCAATACTTAGGCATGCCCATTACAAAAGTGGAGTTGGGTGATCTCGGCAGGGTCAATTTGGGTGAATATGATGTCATTGTGATGGTCAGTGGACAGTACCCTTCGGAAGCTGGATTTGTAGGAAAACTGAAAACCTGGGTCGAGGGAGGGGGTACCTTAGTAACTTTCAAATTGGCATCGGAATGGGCTATTAAAAATAAACTGGTCGCGGAGAAAATCCGAAGCCTGAAAGACAGTTCTAAGACCCAGGAGCGTCTCGATTACAGTAAAGCCGTCGATCAGGAAGGGGCTAAATATACGGGGGGGCCATCTTTCTGGCTGATCTCGATACCACGCATCCCTTGGGATATGGTTTTACGGACCGCAAGATCGCCCTATACCGTAATAGTAACACTTTGCTGGAAATCTCGGAGAACCCCTACGCTACTGTAA